From Roseibium alexandrii DFL-11, the proteins below share one genomic window:
- a CDS encoding MupA/Atu3671 family FMN-dependent luciferase-like monooxygenase — protein sequence MLDCLLIGDESLLVQCGEHLKDRGHRIVAVISSNPAIRNWATSHGIQAAEWGNSLEETTAEFQFDWLFSIANLRMLPDTVWQRARVGAVNFHDGPLPRYAGLNAPAWAILEGEQRFGVTWHEIVSGADKGKIYTQAEFDISPDETSLTLNAKCFEAGYASFVDLIAKVDSNTLNGISQDFSKRSYFGKNKRPTLSGTLDLSRTSQELSHLFRALSFGEGYANPLVAPKVRTDRGLFKITKLDLAPPGTPNGPAGTVLKAGPDGVLIATGNQPVLLDGIAIGSDAPLGPSVTLNEQLPLYSADEAAALDAEVLIAARHEEADIATIKSLEIPSLFGIKDDAERVAAPELLPLSLPSSIAPQDTIAAIALFIGRFSGQDHFGLAYLGPKSASLADKFPGHFSESLPFPINIDWQRPLSALCDDTNAKLVQLRDRPAPLSDLISRVPGMARPAYTIGIVETEAANTRPELLADCALTFNVSAQGKATLIFDPSRVSADTAKQYAKRVELVAAVLSDKEQVAADVAMMSADERDLVLNRWNASATDVDLEICVHQMIERQAEATPDAPAVALHDQSISYRELNGRADRIATELQTLGAGPDKLVGLNIPRSIEMVCGALGILKSGAAYVPLDPDFPNDRLTYMVEDSGASVILSSRALPEPLAAPGVQTVFIEDVLARAASAEQPPTGVRADNLAYVIYTSGSTGRPKGVMVEHRNVVNFFAGMDDRIKIDQQDQPVWLAVTSLSFDISVLELFWTLTRGFKVVIHSSETTTSQVSTSRAADDSSTAASVDFGLFFWGYNEGAGRDLYKLLLEGAKFADENGFTSVWTPERHFHSFGGLYPNPSVSGAAVAAVTKNLSIRAGSCVLPLHHPARVAEEWSVIDNLSNGRVALAFASGWMPEDFVLRPENRPPNNKAAMYRDIETVRKLWRGDAVDFEAGDKTVSVVTQPRPVQNELPVWLTTAGNPETYRDAARNGANVLTHLLGQSIDELAGKIKIYRDTLIECGRNPDDYKVTLMLHTLLGEDRDEVMDRARGPMKEYLRSAAALIKQYAWAFPAFKKPEGASNPMDIDLQTLLEDELDAILEFAFLRYFEDSGLFGTVSDALKRVEQISAIGVNEVACLIDFGVPQDIALDRLKPLAEVIRRVNAGEVQMPAEQTPPAGAGLAADLARHNVTHMQCTPSMARMFLTREEDRAAFSSIRHLYIGGEPFPGSLLKDIRTCTSATITNMYGPTETTIWSSTADVGAADQPIPLGTPIVNTQLYVLDARNRPAAPGQPGELFIGGEGVTRGYFKRRELTEDRFLENPFAPGRMYRTGDLVCRLEDGRLQFLGRTDHQVKVRGYRIELGEIESRIATHPGVIETVVTAREDRADDVRLVAYVRTRSGSLDEYVLRSELQDALPEYMVPAHFVVLEAFPLTPNAKIDRKALPAPDAAVRETAQSAFVAPESDMQKSVADAYQRILGLSQVGQNDNFFNLGGHSLLAVQLHRDLKASVAPNLTITDIFRFPTVGGLAGHLTDGGRADDRLGEVASRAAKRRAALSARRQALSGNRG from the coding sequence ATGCTCGATTGTCTCCTGATAGGCGATGAATCCCTTCTAGTTCAGTGTGGCGAACACCTGAAAGATCGCGGTCACCGCATCGTTGCGGTCATATCCTCCAACCCGGCAATTCGGAATTGGGCGACATCACATGGTATTCAAGCGGCCGAGTGGGGCAACTCTCTTGAGGAAACCACGGCAGAGTTCCAGTTCGACTGGCTGTTCAGCATTGCCAATCTGAGAATGCTTCCCGACACCGTTTGGCAACGGGCGCGTGTCGGTGCGGTCAATTTCCACGACGGACCTCTGCCACGGTACGCCGGTCTCAATGCGCCAGCATGGGCGATCCTTGAAGGCGAACAGCGTTTTGGTGTCACTTGGCATGAAATTGTGTCTGGTGCGGACAAGGGCAAGATCTACACCCAAGCTGAATTTGACATCAGCCCCGACGAGACCAGCCTCACCTTGAATGCCAAATGCTTTGAGGCCGGTTATGCGAGTTTTGTCGATCTCATCGCCAAAGTGGACAGCAATACACTTAACGGAATTTCGCAGGATTTTTCAAAGCGCAGCTACTTCGGAAAAAACAAGCGCCCGACGCTTTCCGGAACACTCGACCTGTCCCGGACATCACAAGAGCTTTCGCACCTCTTCCGGGCCCTGAGCTTCGGGGAGGGGTACGCGAACCCTCTGGTCGCGCCAAAAGTGCGAACCGATCGCGGTCTTTTCAAGATTACCAAGCTCGATTTAGCGCCGCCCGGCACTCCAAATGGGCCTGCCGGGACTGTTTTGAAGGCCGGTCCAGACGGCGTTCTGATTGCCACCGGCAATCAACCGGTTTTGCTGGACGGCATTGCGATTGGCTCGGACGCCCCTTTGGGACCGTCCGTTACGCTCAATGAGCAACTGCCTCTCTATTCAGCGGACGAAGCGGCAGCGCTCGATGCTGAAGTCCTAATTGCTGCCCGTCATGAAGAAGCAGATATTGCCACGATCAAATCGCTCGAGATACCGAGCCTTTTCGGGATCAAGGACGATGCTGAACGTGTGGCCGCGCCAGAACTTCTGCCGTTATCACTTCCCTCCTCAATCGCGCCGCAGGACACCATTGCGGCAATCGCCCTGTTTATCGGAAGGTTCTCGGGCCAAGACCATTTTGGTCTCGCTTATCTCGGACCAAAGAGCGCGTCGCTCGCGGACAAGTTTCCTGGCCATTTTTCGGAAAGCCTTCCATTTCCGATCAATATCGATTGGCAGCGGCCCTTAAGCGCCCTTTGTGACGACACCAATGCCAAGTTGGTGCAATTGCGGGACCGGCCCGCCCCCCTGTCGGATCTCATCTCCCGGGTGCCTGGGATGGCGCGGCCGGCATATACAATCGGAATTGTTGAAACCGAAGCAGCGAACACGCGGCCGGAGCTTCTGGCCGACTGCGCGCTGACATTTAACGTTTCTGCCCAGGGCAAGGCTACGCTGATCTTCGATCCATCGCGGGTCTCCGCTGATACAGCAAAACAATATGCCAAGCGCGTTGAACTCGTTGCCGCTGTCCTGTCTGACAAGGAACAAGTGGCCGCCGATGTCGCTATGATGTCCGCCGACGAGCGCGACCTTGTACTCAATCGCTGGAACGCGTCTGCTACAGATGTGGATCTGGAGATCTGCGTTCATCAGATGATCGAACGTCAGGCGGAGGCAACGCCGGATGCTCCGGCAGTTGCCCTGCACGATCAGTCCATCAGCTACCGGGAGCTTAACGGGCGCGCAGATCGCATTGCCACGGAACTGCAAACACTCGGCGCAGGACCGGACAAGCTTGTCGGGTTAAACATTCCCCGGTCCATCGAGATGGTCTGCGGCGCCCTTGGCATATTGAAATCAGGTGCAGCTTACGTTCCGCTCGATCCCGACTTCCCGAATGATCGCCTGACCTACATGGTCGAAGACAGCGGTGCATCGGTCATTCTATCCAGTCGCGCACTTCCAGAGCCGCTTGCTGCGCCCGGAGTACAGACCGTGTTCATCGAGGATGTTCTGGCGCGCGCTGCCTCAGCAGAACAGCCGCCGACCGGCGTTCGAGCAGACAATCTCGCTTATGTTATCTACACATCAGGGTCGACCGGCCGGCCGAAGGGCGTGATGGTCGAGCACCGGAATGTTGTCAATTTCTTTGCCGGAATGGACGATCGCATTAAAATCGATCAGCAAGACCAACCGGTCTGGCTTGCTGTCACAAGTCTTTCCTTCGACATCTCTGTTCTTGAACTTTTCTGGACCCTGACACGTGGCTTCAAGGTCGTCATTCATTCCTCTGAAACGACAACCTCACAGGTCAGTACATCACGTGCAGCGGATGACTCCAGTACGGCAGCGAGCGTCGATTTCGGGCTGTTTTTCTGGGGCTACAATGAAGGCGCCGGCCGCGACCTTTACAAGCTGCTTCTAGAAGGCGCCAAATTTGCCGACGAAAACGGCTTCACTTCGGTCTGGACGCCGGAACGTCATTTTCATTCCTTCGGTGGACTTTATCCAAACCCGTCGGTTTCAGGTGCAGCGGTTGCCGCCGTCACGAAGAACCTGTCGATCCGCGCCGGCAGCTGCGTGCTTCCCCTTCACCACCCGGCACGGGTTGCCGAGGAGTGGTCGGTGATTGACAACCTTAGCAATGGCCGGGTTGCCCTTGCCTTTGCATCCGGCTGGATGCCGGAGGACTTTGTTCTGCGCCCGGAAAACAGGCCGCCGAACAACAAGGCAGCCATGTACCGGGACATTGAGACCGTCCGGAAACTCTGGCGCGGAGACGCGGTGGACTTTGAAGCCGGCGACAAGACCGTCAGCGTCGTCACGCAACCAAGACCCGTTCAAAACGAGCTGCCGGTCTGGCTGACAACAGCCGGAAACCCGGAGACTTATCGGGATGCAGCCCGCAACGGCGCCAATGTTCTGACCCACCTTCTCGGGCAATCCATCGACGAGCTGGCTGGCAAAATCAAAATCTATCGGGACACCCTGATTGAATGCGGCCGCAATCCGGATGACTACAAGGTTACCCTGATGCTGCATACGCTCCTCGGAGAGGACCGGGATGAGGTGATGGACCGGGCACGTGGCCCGATGAAGGAGTATCTGCGCAGCGCGGCAGCGTTGATCAAGCAATACGCTTGGGCGTTTCCAGCTTTCAAGAAGCCGGAAGGTGCGAGCAATCCAATGGATATCGACCTGCAAACGCTTTTAGAAGACGAGCTGGACGCGATCCTGGAGTTTGCTTTCCTGCGCTACTTTGAAGACAGTGGGCTGTTCGGTACGGTCTCCGATGCGCTCAAACGTGTGGAGCAAATCAGTGCCATTGGTGTCAACGAGGTCGCCTGCCTGATCGATTTTGGCGTGCCTCAGGACATCGCCCTTGACCGGTTGAAGCCCTTGGCCGAAGTCATCCGACGTGTCAACGCGGGCGAAGTTCAAATGCCCGCCGAGCAGACACCGCCCGCCGGCGCGGGCCTCGCCGCAGACCTTGCCCGCCACAACGTAACGCACATGCAGTGCACTCCGTCCATGGCGCGGATGTTCCTCACCCGGGAGGAAGATCGGGCAGCCTTTTCCAGCATTCGTCATCTTTATATCGGCGGGGAACCGTTCCCGGGGTCGCTGTTGAAAGACATTCGGACGTGCACTTCGGCCACGATCACCAACATGTATGGTCCGACCGAAACAACCATCTGGTCGTCGACTGCGGATGTTGGCGCTGCTGACCAGCCCATTCCGCTCGGCACACCCATCGTCAATACCCAGCTTTATGTACTTGACGCCAGAAACCGGCCTGCCGCTCCGGGCCAGCCCGGTGAACTGTTCATCGGCGGCGAAGGTGTCACACGCGGGTACTTCAAACGTCGGGAACTTACTGAAGACCGTTTCTTAGAAAACCCGTTTGCGCCCGGCCGCATGTACCGCACCGGAGATCTCGTATGCAGGCTCGAAGATGGCAGACTGCAATTCCTGGGGCGAACGGACCACCAGGTCAAGGTGCGGGGATACCGGATCGAACTTGGTGAAATCGAATCCCGGATTGCCACTCATCCCGGCGTGATCGAAACTGTGGTCACTGCACGCGAAGACAGGGCTGATGATGTCCGGTTGGTCGCCTATGTCCGGACCCGATCCGGATCGCTGGACGAATACGTGTTGCGCTCGGAGCTGCAGGACGCACTGCCGGAATACATGGTTCCCGCTCATTTCGTCGTGTTGGAGGCTTTCCCGCTCACACCAAATGCAAAGATTGACCGGAAGGCTCTGCCGGCACCTGATGCAGCGGTTCGCGAGACGGCCCAAAGCGCTTTTGTTGCGCCAGAGAGCGACATGCAGAAATCCGTCGCGGATGCGTATCAGCGGATCCTCGGGCTGAGCCAAGTGGGGCAGAACGACAACTTCTTCAACCTTGGCGGACATTCCCTGCTTGCGGTCCAGCTCCACCGGGACCTGAAAGCGAGCGTGGCTCCAAATCTGACAATCACCGACATCTTCCGATTTCCGACCGTTGGTGGCCTTGCCGGACACCTGACGGACGGTGGACGCGCAGACGATCGACTTGGCGAAGTTGCAAGCCGCGCGGCCAAGCGTCGGGCGGCGCTGAGCGCACGGCGGCAGGCGCTCTCTGGGAACCGGGGGTGA
- a CDS encoding 4'-phosphopantetheinyl transferase family protein: protein MLWDLFPDGVQIAVGDPRAGEPTGYPDEEAHVSSAVPSRRSEFFAGRECARKAIADLGFQPTVIGVHPDRSPIWPNGLIGTISHSSTLCLAAVARQKDDALSIGLDIEPDSPLPEGMWDTICTSNERTWLDGLPSGQSARQALRIFTAKESAYKAQYPLTQEFFEFEDLEISFDGHDFFAMLQRSVPGFSRGTKLRGRQVIYNGHVVSAVCVNSEQFKKGAGS from the coding sequence ATGCTTTGGGATCTTTTTCCAGACGGGGTTCAGATCGCCGTGGGAGATCCGCGGGCCGGAGAACCGACCGGCTATCCGGATGAGGAAGCCCATGTGTCCAGCGCGGTTCCCTCACGCCGATCGGAGTTTTTCGCTGGACGAGAATGCGCTCGCAAGGCCATCGCAGACCTCGGCTTTCAGCCGACCGTCATTGGCGTGCACCCCGATCGCAGCCCGATCTGGCCCAACGGTTTGATTGGCACCATCAGCCACAGCAGCACACTGTGTCTTGCGGCAGTTGCCCGGCAGAAAGACGATGCCCTCTCAATCGGGCTCGATATTGAGCCCGATTCACCTCTCCCCGAAGGCATGTGGGATACCATCTGTACATCGAACGAACGTACATGGCTTGACGGGCTGCCTAGTGGCCAAAGTGCTCGGCAGGCACTCCGAATATTCACGGCCAAGGAAAGTGCTTACAAGGCGCAGTACCCGCTCACACAGGAGTTTTTCGAGTTTGAAGATCTGGAGATCTCATTTGACGGCCATGACTTCTTCGCGATGCTCCAGCGCAGTGTCCCGGGCTTTTCGAGGGGGACAAAACTGCGGGGCCGTCAGGTGATTTACAACGGGCATGTCGTGTCAGCGGTCTGTGTCAACTCTGAACAATTCAAGAAAGGCGCTGGGTCATGA